The Chloroflexota bacterium genome has a window encoding:
- a CDS encoding XdhC family protein has translation MKEILRALQQSLESSEPVAVATVVEVKGASPAQVGFKLLVRSDGSMVGNIGGGTLEKRVREETLNALREGKSRLVHYTLREAGPDAVGMLCGGEATVFIEVYQPAPILLIVGGGHIGQPLAEMARLVGFNVQVVDVRTERATVPQFDPASVTPWTYVVLITEDHITDEQALRQVLHTPAAYIGMIGSLRKVGTIFKHLRAEGIPEEQLTQVHAPIGLDLGGRSPAEIALAILAEIVQVRYGGSGKPRALLMKESD, from the coding sequence ATGAAGGAAATCTTGCGAGCCTTGCAGCAAAGCTTGGAAAGCAGCGAACCCGTGGCTGTGGCGACTGTCGTCGAAGTAAAAGGCGCCTCTCCCGCCCAGGTGGGTTTTAAATTGCTGGTGCGATCTGATGGCAGCATGGTGGGCAACATCGGCGGTGGCACGCTAGAGAAACGCGTCCGCGAGGAAACATTAAATGCCTTGCGGGAGGGGAAATCGCGCCTAGTTCATTATACACTACGTGAGGCAGGGCCTGACGCGGTGGGCATGCTCTGCGGCGGCGAAGCTACAGTATTTATCGAAGTGTATCAGCCAGCCCCTATCCTGTTGATCGTGGGTGGCGGGCACATTGGCCAGCCTCTGGCCGAGATGGCGCGTCTCGTTGGCTTCAACGTGCAAGTGGTGGATGTCCGCACGGAACGCGCCACCGTGCCCCAGTTTGATCCGGCCTCCGTTACCCCCTGGACGTACGTGGTGCTGATCACCGAAGACCACATCACCGACGAGCAGGCCCTGCGTCAGGTGCTCCATACGCCAGCGGCTTACATTGGCATGATCGGCAGCTTGCGCAAGGTGGGCACCATCTTTAAGCACCTGCGTGCTGAAGGCATCCCCGAAGAGCAGTTGACCCAGGTGCATGCGCCAATTGGGTTGGATCTGGGTGGCCGCAGTCCAGCCGAAATCGCCTTGGCCATCCTGGCTGAGATCGTGCAGGTACGCTATGGCGGAAGCGGAAAGCCCCGTGCGCTGCTGATGAAAGAGAGCGACTAA
- a CDS encoding NADH:flavin oxidoreductase, whose translation MSALLSKLFEPGPIGKMELKNRIIMASISTNLTGADGEITEELIAHYAERAEGGVGLVTVENVCIDYPLGRHGAAQPRIDEDRFISSLQRLADAVHESGALTAVELTHPGMSADLRFTEGKSPVAPSAVPRPKDGLCPRALSQKEVMEIANKYMQAARRAWEAGFDAVELQACHGLLINQFLSPLSNKRQDEYGGSKENRLRFLLEILVGIKSHLGFDFSGHGTPGS comes from the coding sequence ATGAGCGCCCTGCTCTCGAAACTATTCGAACCTGGCCCCATCGGGAAGATGGAGCTGAAAAATCGCATCATTATGGCGTCGATTTCCACTAACTTGACAGGAGCAGATGGGGAAATTACTGAAGAGCTGATTGCACACTATGCCGAAAGGGCTGAGGGTGGAGTAGGGCTAGTCACTGTGGAAAACGTCTGTATTGATTACCCTCTCGGCAGACACGGAGCCGCGCAACCACGCATAGACGAGGATCGTTTCATTTCGAGCCTGCAGCGATTGGCAGATGCAGTCCACGAGTCCGGCGCGCTAACCGCCGTGGAACTAACACATCCTGGAATGAGCGCTGATTTACGCTTTACTGAAGGGAAAAGTCCAGTTGCTCCATCGGCTGTGCCAAGGCCCAAGGATGGCCTCTGCCCTAGAGCACTCAGCCAGAAAGAGGTCATGGAGATAGCAAACAAATATATGCAGGCAGCGCGGCGGGCCTGGGAGGCGGGATTTGACGCCGTGGAGCTTCAGGCTTGTCACGGCTTGCTCATCAATCAATTCCTTTCCCCTCTTAGCAACAAGCGCCAAGATGAATACGGTGGTAGCAAGGAGAATCGCCTGCGTTTCCTGCTCGAAATCCTTGTGGGCATCAAGTCCCATCTCGGCTTCGATTTTTCCGGTCATGGTACGCCTGGTAGCTGA
- a CDS encoding zinc-binding protein, which yields MTEVKQEAPVRLLPVCAKEAENLDIILACDGAASVGQVGHQVAVELTNSKEAARMCCITAVAADSKPHVDIAKRARRLIVINGCGNRCASKVLERLEIPYDYETVIAKEGMEKVPTLDFDMADVERIAKKIADEALEPLPSEEKSGKEKE from the coding sequence ATGACAGAGGTAAAGCAAGAAGCACCCGTCAGGTTGCTGCCAGTTTGCGCCAAAGAGGCAGAGAACCTAGACATCATTCTGGCTTGCGATGGAGCAGCCAGCGTGGGTCAGGTCGGCCATCAGGTGGCAGTTGAGTTGACAAACTCTAAGGAAGCGGCGCGTATGTGTTGCATCACTGCCGTCGCTGCCGACTCAAAGCCGCACGTAGACATCGCCAAGCGCGCTAGACGACTGATTGTCATCAATGGCTGTGGCAATCGCTGCGCCAGCAAGGTACTAGAAAGGTTAGAGATACCTTATGATTATGAGACAGTGATCGCCAAGGAGGGAATGGAGAAAGTGCCTACGTTGGACTTTGACATGGCTGATGTCGAGCGCATTGCCAAGAAAATCGCTGACGAAGCGCTAGAGCCACTGCCCTCTGAAGAAAAATCAGGAAAAGAAAAGGAGTAA
- a CDS encoding dinitrogenase iron-molybdenum cofactor biosynthesis protein, giving the protein MKIAAVSEDGKIISQHFGRAPFYVVVTIEDNKIVAREIRDKMGHAQFVGEPHAEESHGTDPRGHGFDAGAQSRHARMAAAIADCQVLLARGMGAGAYESMAQAGIRPIITDIASIDEAVQAYLNGRLVDHTEWLH; this is encoded by the coding sequence ATGAAGATCGCTGCTGTATCTGAAGATGGAAAGATCATCAGTCAACATTTTGGACGTGCCCCGTTTTATGTCGTCGTCACGATCGAAGACAACAAAATCGTAGCACGTGAAATACGTGATAAAATGGGTCATGCGCAATTCGTTGGCGAACCACATGCCGAAGAGTCCCATGGGACTGACCCGCGCGGCCACGGCTTTGACGCTGGCGCGCAAAGTCGCCATGCCCGCATGGCAGCCGCCATTGCCGACTGCCAAGTGCTGTTGGCGCGGGGGATGGGTGCTGGCGCCTACGAGAGCATGGCCCAGGCTGGCATCCGCCCCATCATCACAGATATCGCTTCCATTGATGAGGCCGTGCAGGCTTATCTGAACGGTCGCTTGGTAGATCATACCGAGTGGCTACATTAA
- a CDS encoding ABC transporter ATP-binding protein produces the protein MKRALTIAAALAHRPPLLFLDEPTTGLDVISARNSRRMIAALRDEGVTVFLTTHYLEEAEQLCDRIAIIVQGRIVALDTVDGLKALAQSNVVVEATVADPNGNIRTMRFYGKDVVATVQLALTQSKDRHILAISTVRPTLEDVFVQLTGLSAEVIVVEKGGKGQSNVAG, from the coding sequence ATGAAACGCGCATTGACCATCGCGGCTGCGCTAGCGCACCGCCCGCCGCTGCTCTTCCTAGATGAACCCACAACTGGCTTGGACGTGATAAGCGCGCGAAATTCGCGGCGCATGATCGCTGCACTCCGCGATGAGGGAGTAACCGTCTTCTTGACCACGCACTATCTGGAAGAAGCCGAGCAATTGTGCGACCGTATTGCCATTATTGTCCAGGGGCGTATTGTTGCTCTAGATACTGTGGATGGCTTAAAGGCACTAGCTCAGAGCAACGTGGTGGTGGAAGCGACTGTTGCCGACCCCAATGGGAACATCCGTACTATGCGCTTCTATGGCAAGGATGTGGTGGCCACCGTCCAATTGGCTTTGACGCAGAGTAAAGATCGGCATATCTTGGCAATCAGTACTGTCCGCCCGACACTAGAAGACGTCTTTGTCCAACTGACTGGTTTGAGTGCCGAAGTGATAGTGGTCGAAAAAGGAGGGAAAGGGCAAAGCAATGTGGCGGGATGA
- a CDS encoding ABC transporter permease, giving the protein MWRDDLRCMFYIALKDLEAYYFKPPNISWGILFPFAFVLAFAIRNPNDVHTLMPGLLGLTLLFGTSSMEAIVIVFERRIGALERLLLASIRLPALLAGKLLGGMAFGLTVTLVVLLIALLVFGTAGINWLLLFLAMLFSAAAFPALGAFVSIAVKEVFEAQTLANFIRFPMMFLGGVFVPINTLPLPLRVIAWLLPLTYAVEVLRAALSGTAWRACALDLLILALFAMILFSLAVRILERWLD; this is encoded by the coding sequence ATGTGGCGGGATGATTTGCGTTGTATGTTCTACATCGCCCTGAAAGATCTGGAGGCTTATTACTTCAAGCCTCCCAACATCAGTTGGGGCATTCTTTTCCCCTTTGCCTTTGTCCTGGCTTTTGCCATCCGCAACCCGAACGATGTGCATACGCTAATGCCAGGGCTTCTAGGATTGACCTTGCTGTTCGGGACTAGTTCGATGGAAGCCATCGTTATTGTTTTCGAGCGGCGCATCGGTGCGTTAGAGCGGCTGTTGCTGGCGTCGATACGTTTGCCTGCATTGCTGGCAGGCAAACTACTGGGTGGAATGGCTTTTGGACTGACCGTAACGCTGGTAGTGCTGCTCATAGCGCTGCTAGTCTTTGGTACTGCCGGCATCAACTGGCTGCTGTTGTTCCTCGCCATGCTCTTCTCTGCGGCGGCTTTCCCTGCATTGGGCGCATTCGTATCAATAGCCGTGAAAGAGGTGTTCGAGGCACAAACCTTGGCAAACTTTATCCGTTTCCCGATGATGTTCCTTGGCGGCGTCTTCGTGCCCATCAATACACTACCCTTGCCCTTGCGGGTGATTGCTTGGCTCTTGCCGCTCACTTATGCGGTAGAGGTACTGCGCGCCGCATTGTCCGGAACCGCCTGGAGGGCCTGCGCTCTTGATTTGCTCATACTGGCATTGTTTGCTATGATTCTATTTAGCCTGGCCGTGCGCATCCTAGAGCGCTGGCTAGACTAG
- a CDS encoding xanthine dehydrogenase family protein molybdopterin-binding subunit, with translation MDTKVIGQSLPRVDAWEKVTGQARYPGDFSMPGMLHAKVAWSEYPHARVRRIDTSKAEALPGVVKVITYRDVPVNEYGINIRDQPVLIAEGDKVRWVGDRIAIVIAETEEIAEQARWLVKVDYEPLPVVTDPREAMKPGAPLVHDERGNTNILQHFRIRKGDIEVGFAQADVIVEGYYITPHVEHAYLQPEAGLGYIDEQGRVTVISAAQWPHDDLHQIAHMLNVPQDQLREIVPAVGGAFGGREDMYIQHLLALCAYVVRRPVKMVFSREESVMRTGKRHPFYLRHRWGATRDGRLTAVEIEGISDAGAYASTSVPVLANATSFFAGPYVIPHAKIDGYTVYTNNAVTMAMRGFGATQAPVAYEQQMDKLAEALGMDPVELRLKNLFEEGSIAVTGNRMPPGVGIKETLRRAALAAGWREENGHWFKPDLGRPSAPHKRRGIGVACAYKNVGYSFGFDDKTTARVELSLEESGTIQHVRVLVGASDVGEGVHTALAQIAAEALDVPLDRVEIAPLDTAEVPDAGSSSASRHVYMSGNAVLRACRAAKAKLEDVLHAESGERHITAEYTYHGRSVRPTSAYDPETGQCDPHISYGYATQIALVEVDTETGVVDVLKIWAAHDVGQAVNPDMIVGQIGGGIHMGLGYALIEEFIQLEGMVRTRNFAEYQIPTVLDMPGEVVPIIVEVPDPTGPYGAKGVGEMTTLSTAPAILNAIHDATGIWLDRLPATAERVLYHLRKIPLGT, from the coding sequence ATGGACACCAAGGTCATAGGCCAAAGCTTGCCGCGTGTTGACGCTTGGGAGAAAGTTACCGGACAAGCACGCTACCCCGGTGATTTCTCTATGCCTGGGATGCTCCACGCTAAAGTGGCGTGGAGCGAGTATCCGCATGCCCGTGTGCGGCGCATTGACACATCCAAGGCAGAGGCACTGCCCGGTGTGGTCAAGGTTATCACCTACCGCGACGTGCCAGTCAATGAGTACGGCATTAACATCAGGGATCAGCCGGTACTGATTGCGGAAGGGGATAAGGTGCGCTGGGTAGGTGACCGCATTGCCATCGTCATTGCGGAGACGGAAGAAATCGCGGAGCAAGCTCGCTGGTTGGTGAAGGTGGATTACGAGCCCTTGCCCGTGGTTACTGACCCGCGCGAGGCTATGAAGCCAGGAGCTCCTTTGGTGCACGATGAACGCGGGAACACCAATATCCTGCAACACTTCCGCATCCGCAAGGGGGATATCGAGGTGGGCTTTGCCCAAGCCGATGTGATTGTCGAAGGATATTACATTACCCCCCACGTAGAGCATGCCTACCTGCAACCAGAAGCCGGCCTGGGCTATATTGATGAACAAGGTCGGGTAACGGTAATCTCTGCTGCGCAGTGGCCACATGACGACCTCCATCAGATCGCGCATATGCTTAACGTGCCACAAGACCAGCTCCGCGAGATTGTACCCGCCGTAGGCGGGGCATTTGGTGGCAGGGAGGATATGTACATCCAACATTTGCTAGCCCTGTGCGCTTATGTCGTCCGCCGTCCGGTGAAGATGGTCTTCAGCCGCGAGGAATCTGTAATGCGCACTGGCAAGCGCCATCCCTTCTACCTGCGCCATCGCTGGGGCGCAACCCGCGACGGCAGGCTCACTGCTGTGGAAATCGAGGGCATTTCTGATGCCGGAGCTTACGCCTCTACTAGCGTCCCTGTGCTGGCCAATGCTACCAGTTTCTTTGCCGGACCTTACGTGATCCCCCATGCCAAGATTGATGGCTACACCGTCTATACCAACAACGCCGTGACCATGGCCATGCGCGGATTTGGCGCCACGCAGGCTCCAGTGGCCTATGAGCAACAGATGGATAAACTCGCTGAAGCGCTGGGCATGGATCCAGTGGAACTGCGTCTGAAGAACCTTTTTGAAGAAGGATCGATCGCTGTGACTGGCAACCGCATGCCTCCTGGGGTAGGCATCAAGGAAACATTGCGACGAGCGGCGCTGGCTGCGGGCTGGCGCGAGGAAAACGGCCACTGGTTCAAGCCCGACCTAGGTCGACCTTCCGCGCCTCATAAGCGCCGTGGCATCGGCGTGGCTTGCGCTTACAAAAACGTCGGCTACTCTTTTGGCTTCGATGACAAGACTACGGCGCGCGTGGAGCTCTCCCTGGAAGAGTCAGGGACCATCCAGCACGTGCGCGTGCTGGTTGGCGCCTCAGACGTTGGCGAAGGAGTGCACACCGCTCTGGCACAGATCGCTGCTGAGGCCCTGGATGTACCCTTGGATCGAGTAGAGATTGCCCCGCTGGATACCGCAGAGGTGCCGGATGCTGGCTCCTCCTCGGCTTCACGGCATGTCTATATGTCTGGCAATGCCGTGTTGCGTGCTTGCCGGGCAGCTAAGGCAAAGCTAGAGGACGTATTGCATGCAGAGAGCGGAGAGCGCCACATCACAGCAGAGTACACCTACCACGGACGCAGCGTCCGCCCCACCAGCGCTTATGACCCTGAGACCGGCCAATGCGATCCTCATATCAGTTACGGCTACGCCACGCAGATTGCTTTGGTTGAAGTGGATACGGAAACAGGCGTAGTGGACGTGCTCAAAATATGGGCCGCCCATGATGTGGGCCAAGCCGTGAACCCTGATATGATCGTGGGTCAGATAGGCGGTGGGATACACATGGGGTTGGGCTATGCCTTGATAGAAGAGTTCATCCAGCTAGAAGGTATGGTGCGCACACGCAACTTTGCGGAATATCAGATTCCCACCGTTCTCGATATGCCAGGCGAGGTTGTGCCAATCATTGTAGAAGTGCCCGATCCCACAGGCCCCTATGGTGCCAAAGGAGTGGGCGAAATGACCACCTTGTCTACTGCGCCAGCCATTCTCAATGCGATTCACGATGCAACCGGGATATGGCTGGATCGGCTGCCAGCTACGGCAGAAAGAGTGCTCTACCATCTTCGAAAGATTCCTCTGGGAACCTGA
- a CDS encoding helix-turn-helix transcriptional regulator, translating into MCGKHHEEFDESAGRCCPPRGRVRGFVQPWLLLLLAQAPAHGYDLMERLAQDEDSPGADPGLLYRTLRQFEEEGLVRSSWDTEGGGPARRVYEITEEGLDYLHAWAANVRRTRRRLDRFLSEYEAQFGKKEKR; encoded by the coding sequence ATGTGCGGCAAACATCACGAAGAGTTTGACGAGAGTGCAGGCCGCTGTTGCCCTCCCAGAGGCAGAGTGCGAGGCTTCGTGCAGCCCTGGTTGCTGTTGCTCTTGGCTCAAGCACCTGCCCACGGCTATGACCTGATGGAGCGGTTGGCTCAGGATGAAGACAGCCCTGGCGCTGACCCCGGTCTGCTCTACCGCACCCTGCGCCAGTTCGAAGAAGAAGGGCTGGTCCGTTCATCCTGGGACACAGAGGGCGGCGGCCCAGCCCGACGCGTATATGAAATCACCGAGGAGGGATTGGATTACCTGCACGCCTGGGCAGCGAACGTCCGCCGCACGCGCCGGCGATTGGACCGCTTCCTCAGTGAATATGAAGCACAGTTTGGTAAGAAAGAAAAGAGGTGA
- a CDS encoding DUF5320 domain-containing protein, with amino-acid sequence MREYGEYRSHHGYGCCWDEGFFGPWMRFGPRMMRFGRRFPTREERIAWLEEYLQELQAEAKAVEERIAELKARETE; translated from the coding sequence ATGCGTGAATACGGCGAATATCGTAGCCATCATGGTTATGGCTGTTGCTGGGACGAGGGATTTTTTGGCCCTTGGATGCGCTTTGGCCCGCGCATGATGCGCTTTGGCCGACGCTTCCCTACTCGTGAGGAGCGTATTGCCTGGCTCGAGGAGTACTTGCAAGAACTACAGGCTGAGGCGAAGGCGGTGGAAGAGCGCATTGCTGAACTCAAGGCCAGAGAAACGGAATAA